Proteins encoded within one genomic window of Apis mellifera strain DH4 linkage group LG1, Amel_HAv3.1, whole genome shotgun sequence:
- the LOC409481 gene encoding ADP-ribosylation factor 1 — protein MGNMFATLFKGLFGKKEMRILMVGLDAAGKTTILYKLKLGEIVTTIPTIGFNVETVEYKNISFTVWDVGGQDKIRPLWRHYFQNTQGLIFVVDSNDRERIGEAREELMRMLAEDELRDAVLLIFANKQDLPNAMNAAEITDKLGLHSLRNRNWYIQATCATSGDGLYEGLDWLSNQLKNANR, from the exons ATGGGGAATATGTTTGCAACATTATTTAAAGGCCTTTTTggcaaaaaagaaatgagGATTTTAATGGTAGGTCTTGATGCAGCGGGTAAAACCACAATTctgtacaaattaaaattaggggAAATTGTTACAACAATTCCTACTAtag GTTTCAATGTAGAAACAGTTGAATACAAGAATATAAGTTTTACTGTATGGGACGTAGGTGGTCAAGATAAAATCAGACCTCTTTGGCgacattattttcaaaatacacAA ggACTGATATTTGTTGTTGATAGTAATGATAGGGAACGTATTGGTGAAGCGCGTGAAGAATTGATGAGAATGTTGGCAGAAGATGAACTTAGAGATGCAGTACTTCTTATATTTGCTAACAAACAA gatCTCCCAAATGCAATGAATGCGGCAGAAATTACTGATAAATTGGGGCTTCATTCTCTCCGCAATCGTAATTGGTACATTCAAGCAACGTGTGCTACAAGTGGAGATGGACTTTACGAGGGTCTTGATTGGCTCTCCAATCAGCTCAAAAATGCCAATCGCTAA